The following is a genomic window from Pan paniscus chromosome 18, NHGRI_mPanPan1-v2.0_pri, whole genome shotgun sequence.
TACAAAGGATGTAGCCATACAGGTTTGCAGCTTGGAGAGAGATCCCAGCAACCACCAGAGCCTGCACTCAGACAAAGAAAGCAAAggtcacttttttttgagacagagtttcgctctgtcgcccaggctggggtgcagaggcacgatctcagctcactgcaagttccgcctcccgggttcacgccattctcctgcctcagcctcccgagtagctgggactacaggcgtccgccaccaggcccggctaatttttttgtatttttagtagagacagtgtttcaccgtgttagccaggatggtctcgatctcctgacgcaAAGGTCACTTTCTAAGAGCATTTACAGAAATGCACCTCTCAAGCCACGTAGAAATGCTCTAGCCTGCACCTAAGAATAATAACagccaacatttactgagcatttgcAAATACCCACGGACACCTCAGAATCATTACAACTGGAGAGGTTGCCACCATCATCATCCCATTTtacaaagaggaaactgaggctcaggaagacgaaagctgcccaaggtcacagagctggagCGTGGTCGAGCCGGGATCCAAATTCCAGGGCCCGCACTTTCATTAAATGACACTGTTGTATTACTAtctacaaatattttgttttctctatttattgattttttttaagacggagcctcactctgtcacccaggctgaagtgcagtggcatgatcttggctcactgcaacctccgcctcctgggttcaagcgattctcctgcctcagcctcccaagtagctgagattacaggtgtgtgccactacgcccagctaattttggtatctatagtacagacagggttttgccatgttggccaggctggtctcaaactcctgacctcaggtgattcacctgccacagcctcccaaagtgctgggattacagatgtgaggtaCTGTGCCAGCCTGTGtgagtccatttatatgaaatgcccagaataggcaaatccacagaaacagaaaaattaatagGTGCCAGGGCTTGGAGGAACAGAAGCACAGGGAAGCAATGTCAAAAGGGCGCAAGGCTTCTTCTTCAGGTGATGAAAATTTCCTAACATTGATGGTGGTTTTGGCTGTACAACTCTGTGACTGCACTAGAAGCCACTGAATTCCACacttagtatttattttattttttggagacagggtctcactctagcacccaggctggagtgcagtggcacaatcttggctcactgcaacctttgcttcccgggctcaagcgtgcacaccaccatgcctggctaatttttgcattttttgcagagatggggttttgctatgttgcccaggctggtctcgaactcctgagctcaagcaatccttccgccttggcctcccaaaggcctgggattataggcgtaagccaccatgccaagcccctaattgtatactttaaatgggtaaattgtatggAATGTGTATTATGTCTCAATAAACTTGTTATAAttgatcaatcaatcaataacaaataacaacaaaagccTAGTGGTGCAAACactttttttgcagagacatCAAAGCAATGTGGAAGTCAAGATCTGGCCTTACCAGCCACTTTAGCTTCAAGGAAAATAAGGtgctaaaaaaaaacacaatccaTATCATGGGGCAGATTATGAGGCCCAGCCAGAAGATTCGTGCTTCAGCTTCTGTGGCAGCAATGCTATTCGGAGAGACCTGTTAAAGGAAAGTAATTCAAATGTCACAACAAGTGGAAATGGTTGCAAACGAGCGTGctcacattttcatttattttattttgcagatgCTTTTGTTGCTgtgggattttttgttgttgatgttgtttgttttgttttgttttgtttttgagacaaagtctcattgtgtcacccaggctggagtgcagtggcgtgatcttggctcactggaacctccgcctcctgggttcaagtgattctcctgcctcagcctcccgagtagctgggaatacaggtgcccgccaccacgcccagctaatttttgtatttttagtagagacagggtttcaccatgttgcccaggctagtctcaaactcctaacctcaagtgatccacccacctccacctcccaaagtgctgggattgcaggcgtgagccaccacgcccggtctatTTTGGAGACACTTTTGCCACACCCATGTTTCACCAGAGCACCTTGGCAATGGTGGCTTTTGTGTAGGGCAGGAATCAGATATGCACAAAACTCCAAAGGAACCCACAGAAACTTTCCACACCCATTATCCCCGCCCTGGTTAGTTCAGCTCGTCATGGAGAATACCTTCCTGGCTTCAAAGATCCAGTGGCTCTTCCCATCTTCATCTATCTGGTTCCACCATCGAAGGCCCACCAGGAGTCTTCCGGTTACATTCTGAGGACAATAGACAAAGAACTCTGAGCAGGTCACAGGCAAAGAGGCTTATTCACTGTATTGATAAATAAAAGTTCCTTGATTCATTTCAGACTTGTACTGGGAGCAGGAAGAAAAAAGGCCTTGAATTGTAGTGGATTCTCAGATGTCAAGACTTCTAGTTTTCAACTAAGCTCACTTTAAAAAGTTACACACTCCCCCcacaaaacatatataatttatatgttcatattatatatgttttaaatatatgtattaattcatatacaagtgatatggtttggctgtctccccactcaaacctcatcttgaattgtcgcttccataattcccacgtgttgtgggggAGACcgggtgggagataattgaatcatagaggcagtttcccccacactgttctcatggtagtgaataagtgccacgagatctgatggtttttataaggGAAACCCCTCTCActtggctttcattctctctctctttttttttttttttttctgagacggagtttggctcttgtcacccaggctggagtgcaatggcacaacctcggctcactgcaacctccgcctcccgggttcaagtgattcttctgcctcagcctcccaagtagctgggattacaggcacacaccaccgtgcccagctaatttttgtatttttagtagagacggggtttctccattcccCTTACTTTTAAGTGACACTGCTCAGCACTCTTAAGCATGTCTCAGGAGTCTAAACCAAAGTACCTCTTGGTACCACGCACACAGGGGACAAGCCTCGTGTTTCAGAAGTGATGACATCACACAAAAGGGCCTCACCTTCACAGACCAGAAGTCCAGGGACAGGAGGAGCAGCACCGTGACAAAACAGCCCACAAAGCTCTTGCTGAACCAGTCGCAGCTCACGTAGGTGACGATGGCACTCACTCGGAAAAACAGGTGGAAAAAGGTGGCCAAGGGGTGTCTAGGAAAGGACCCAGAAGGCGCCCTCACTCCAAGAGCCAAGCGGATGGTCACTGAACTCCCTTTACCACTTCAGACTTTGCTGGGGGTGTTAGCGTGGCTCAATGGAATGTTCTCCCTGGTGCATATGACGCAGAAACTCAGGCTGTAGCCCTGGGGACACATCATTAGGTCAGCAGTCCCCAGACAGTCATGCTGACactgttttttttcctccccttcgAAGAATCCAGTACTTTCCCGCCACTTGACTCCAAATATCACTTGCCCTCTTCGAAACACGGTCATCTTTGAAGTGAAACGTGACAGCAGTCACTGCCTTCCCGCCTAGCAGAGATGACGGCCAGTTCCCTAAAGGTAAAGGTTGGGTTTTTCCACCAGTCACTGAGCTCCAAGCTCACACGCAGCCCACAGGGCAGGTGTCTCATGTCATCGGGGAATGCGTGTTCCTGGACAGAGGGAAACATGTGGCCTGTGAATGGCAGGTCTAACTCATCATACTTGCTCAGTGGTGAATGGCACGTGAATCCTGGCATTTAATCTAGGGGAAGGTGGTTCTTGTTCACTGTGCCTTTAGACACAAACCTGgccagaaagaagagagggagccAAGGGGAACATGCTCATCCTGtgtaaattgcttttcttttttttttttttttttttttttgagatggagtcttgctctgtcccctaggctggagtgcagtggcgtgatctcggttcacagcaacctccacctcccgggttcaagcaattctcctgcctcagcctcccaagtagctgagattacaggcgcctaccaccacgcccagctaatttttgtactttgagtaGAAACAcgatttcaacatgttggccaggctggtttcgaactcctgacctcaggtgatctgtccactttggcttcccaaagtgctgggattacaggcataagcaaccacacctggccttattttttttattattattattttttaatgtaagtctgatataggccaggcacggtggctcacacctgtaatgccagcacattgggaggccgaggcgggcggatcacctgaggtcaggagttcaagaccagcctggccaacatggtgaaaccccatttctactcaaaaatacaaaaattagctgggcatggtggtggctgcctgtaaccccagctactcggaaggctgaggcaggagaatcactagaacctgggaggcggaggttgcagtgagccaagatcacgccactgcactgcagcctgggtgagaaagttagactccaactcaaaaaataaaaaaataaaaacaagaaaagaaaggttaCCAAATTGTATAGAGCAGGTGATGGCAGTGGGTGATGTGGGCCAGACTGAAGACACTTGtgggtttctgtttctttctgtggTTTCCCAGTTTAAATAGAGCACACAGGTAGAGAACGATACTCAACTATGATCAGGAAATCAATGGCACGAGCCCAGTTGTTATACCAGAAAGGGTTtcagatccagaccccaagagagggttcttggatctcacccaagaaagaattcagggcaagtccattgagtaaagtgaaagcaagtttatttggaaagtaaaggaataaagaatggctagtCTATAGATAGAGCAGTCctaagggctgctggttgcccatttttatggctatttcttgatgatatgctaaagaaggggtggattattcatgcctcccctttttcgACCATATAGGGCAACTTCCAGATGTTGCCATGACA
Proteins encoded in this region:
- the TVP23A gene encoding Golgi apparatus membrane protein TVP23 homolog A isoform X3, whose product is MKQALVDDTEDVSLDFGNEEELAFRKAKIRHPLATFFHLFFRVSAIVTYVSCDWFSKSFVGCFVTVLLLLSLDFWSVKNVTGRLLVGLRWWNQIDEDGKSHWIFEARKVSPNSIAATEAEARIFWLGLIICPMIWIVFFFSTLFSLKLKWLALVVAGISLQAANLYGYILCKMGGNSDISKVTASFLSQTVFQTACPGDFQKPGLKGLEIHQH
- the TVP23A gene encoding Golgi apparatus membrane protein TVP23 homolog A isoform X4, whose product is MKQALVDDTEDVSLDFGNEEELAFRKAKIRHPLATFFHLFFRVSAIVTYVSCDWFSKSFVGCFVTVLLLLSLDFWSVKNVTGRLLVGLRWWNQIDEDGKSHWIFEARKVSPNSIAATEAEARIFWLGLIICPMIWIVFFFSTLFSLKLKWLALVVAGISLQAANLYGYILCKMGGNSDISKVTASFLSQTVFQTAFLSSQAEMA
- the TVP23A gene encoding Golgi apparatus membrane protein TVP23 homolog A isoform X2, yielding MKQALVDDTEDVSLDFGNEEELAFRKAKIRHPLATFFHLFFRVSAIVTYVSCDWFSKSFVGCFVTVLLLLSLDFWSVKNVTGRLLVGLRWWNQIDEDGKSHWIFEARKVSPNSIAATEAEARIFWLGLIICPMIWIVFFFSTLFSLKLKWLALVVAGISLQAANLYGYILCKMGGNSDISKVTASFLSQTVFQTMFPLTNVLPTNPISAELNCGRGAGWQEWMCPGLLQAPVPNHIHSCSPTASRGLRGQLSSPLPATAKAA
- the TVP23A gene encoding Golgi apparatus membrane protein TVP23 homolog A isoform X6, which encodes MKQALVDDTEDVSLDFGNEEELAFRKAKIRHPLATFFHLFFRVSAIVTYVSCDWFSKSFVGCFVTVLLLLSLDFWSVKNVTGRLLVGLRWWNQIDEDGKSHWIFEARKVSPNSIAATEAEARIFWLGLIICPMIWIVFFFSTLFSLKLKWLALVVAGISLQAANLYGYILCKMGGNSDISKVTASFLSQTVFQTDRPTHV
- the TVP23A gene encoding Golgi apparatus membrane protein TVP23 homolog A isoform X5; translated protein: MKQALVDDTEDVSLDFGNEEELAFRKAKIRHPLATFFHLFFRVSAIVTYVSCDWFSKSFVGCFVTVLLLLSLDFWSVKNVTGRLLVGLRWWNQIDEDGKSHWIFEARKVSPNSIAATEAEARIFWLGLIICPMIWIVFFFSTLFSLKLKWLALVVAGISLQAANLYGYILCKMGGNSDISKVTASFLSQTVFQTELMRFSSFD